A DNA window from Prochlorococcus marinus XMU1406 contains the following coding sequences:
- the gltB gene encoding glutamate synthase large subunit, with the protein MGESIKRIVGPYQDSYSPNGIIGEKDACGVGFIANINGIESNWILKQSLKGLNCMEHRGGCGGDSDSGDGAGILCSIPWNYLEKEVNFENKKDFDKGLGMIFMPNKKEKIEECKSICEEEAEKLRINKTSWRTVPVNNEILGPLAKANAPFICQWILLIDKKNHQDIERILFQLRKRIEKKIRDSFKNHVGDCEFYFASLSSQTVVYKGMVRSEILSEFYQDLKEKSFEVSFSVYHRRFSTNTLPKWPLAQPMRFLGHNGEINTLLGNINWAKASETHIDDFWGDLSNELKPIVDVNKSDSSNLDATLEINIRSGQPITDSLLKLVPEAFRDQPELTQREDIKAFYEYSASSQEAWDGPALLVFADGNFVGATLDRNGLRPARYSITNDGFVIMGSETGVVEIEEERVIEKGRLGPGQMLAVDFHQNRILRNWEVKSEAAQRHDYKNLLSKRTIKIKNIEWLKDCKLKDLELLQQQTAYGFSAEDNDLILDSMASLAKEPTYCMGDDIPLAVLSSKPHILYDYFKQRFAQVTNPPIDPLREKLVMSLEMHIGERCTPFEIKDPKPFVHLKSPILNEEEIISIKNSKIKSQTISSLFDIEEGIQGLENQLKAICEQSELSIKEGCSLIIISDKGINPKKTFIPPLLAVGAVHHYLLKKEIRLKASLIIETGQCWSTHHLACLIGYGASAVCPWLTFEAGRHWLKHPKTQKLIDSKKINPLSIIDVQENIKKALEDGLRKILSKIGISLLSSYHGAQIFEAVGLGSDLIKIAFDGTTSRIAGITLKELTNETLSIHTKAYPEIDLKKLEFLGFVQYRNNGEYHSNNPEMSKVLHSAVKQGPGYDHFETYKKLISNRPTTSLRDLLTINSKRKSIPLEEVESVESICKRFCTGGMSLGALSREAHEVLAVAMNRIGGKSNSGEGGEDPARFNVLNDIDENTQSATLPFIKGLENGDTACSAIKQIASGRFGVTPEYLRSGKQLEIKMAQGAKPGEGGQLPGPKVDSYIAKLRNSKPGVALISPPPHHDIYSIEDLAQLIHDLHQVHPKAKVSVKLVSEIGIGTIAAGVSKANADVIQISGHDGGTGASPLSSIKHAGLPWELGVAEVHKSLLENNLRERVILRTDGGLKTGWDVVIAALLGAQEYGFGSVAMIAEGCIMARVCHTNKCPVGVATQKEELRKRFKGIPENVVNFFLYIAEEVRQIMSSIGVSNLEELIGNQEFLSARNIGLPKTSNIDLSSLVNNEHSTTDRSWLKHSKNAHSNGSVLEDKFLSDTEFIDSIKNHEKLTKEIEIKNTDRSVCAKISGEIAELHGNTGFNGELNLNFKGYAGQSFGAFLLKGMNVQLIGEANDYVCKGMNGGILTIIPPKIDKISSEQVILGNTCLYGATGGKLFALGKSGERFAVRNSGAIAVTEGAGDHCCEYMTGGKVVILGSTGRNIGAGMTGGIAFIIDENNDLSNKVNKEIVSIHKITSSKQEDILLEIIREYRAKTNSLKAAEIIKNWSNFKSNFKLIVPPSEEEMLGIKKM; encoded by the coding sequence AGGTATGATTTTTATGCCTAATAAAAAAGAGAAAATTGAAGAATGTAAATCAATATGCGAGGAGGAAGCAGAAAAATTAAGAATCAACAAAACATCTTGGAGAACAGTACCTGTTAATAATGAAATCTTAGGTCCTTTAGCCAAAGCAAATGCTCCATTCATCTGTCAGTGGATTTTATTAATAGATAAAAAAAACCATCAGGATATTGAGAGAATTTTATTCCAACTAAGAAAAAGAATTGAAAAAAAAATAAGAGATAGTTTTAAAAACCATGTTGGGGATTGTGAATTTTATTTTGCCTCGCTAAGTTCTCAAACAGTTGTTTACAAAGGAATGGTGCGTTCTGAAATATTATCTGAGTTTTATCAAGATCTAAAAGAAAAGAGTTTTGAGGTCTCATTTTCTGTTTATCATCGGAGATTTAGTACCAATACACTTCCAAAATGGCCGCTAGCTCAACCCATGAGATTTTTAGGTCATAATGGTGAAATAAATACCCTCTTAGGTAATATCAATTGGGCTAAAGCTTCAGAAACACATATAGATGATTTTTGGGGAGATTTATCTAATGAACTAAAGCCGATTGTAGATGTTAATAAAAGCGATTCATCAAATCTTGATGCAACCCTTGAGATTAATATTCGCTCAGGCCAACCAATAACTGATTCATTATTAAAACTTGTTCCTGAAGCATTTAGAGATCAGCCAGAACTTACTCAAAGGGAGGATATTAAAGCATTTTATGAGTATTCAGCGAGCTCACAGGAAGCTTGGGATGGTCCTGCCCTTCTTGTATTTGCAGATGGAAATTTTGTAGGAGCAACGCTTGATAGAAACGGTCTCAGACCAGCAAGATATTCAATCACAAATGATGGTTTTGTAATAATGGGTTCAGAAACAGGAGTAGTAGAAATTGAAGAGGAAAGAGTAATAGAGAAAGGTCGATTAGGACCTGGACAAATGTTAGCGGTTGATTTTCATCAGAATAGAATCCTCCGAAATTGGGAAGTCAAATCAGAAGCAGCTCAAAGGCATGATTATAAAAATCTCCTTAGTAAGAGAACTATAAAAATTAAAAATATTGAATGGCTCAAAGACTGCAAACTAAAGGACCTTGAGTTGTTACAACAACAAACTGCGTACGGTTTTTCAGCAGAAGATAATGATCTTATATTGGATTCAATGGCTTCATTAGCTAAAGAGCCAACTTATTGCATGGGAGATGATATTCCATTAGCAGTGCTTTCTTCAAAACCACATATTTTATATGACTATTTCAAGCAAAGATTTGCGCAAGTTACAAATCCTCCTATCGACCCTCTGAGAGAAAAACTTGTAATGAGTTTAGAGATGCATATTGGAGAAAGATGTACACCATTTGAGATTAAAGATCCTAAACCTTTTGTTCATTTAAAAAGTCCAATTCTGAATGAAGAAGAAATCATTTCCATTAAAAACTCAAAAATTAAATCTCAAACAATTTCAAGTTTGTTTGATATAGAGGAAGGTATCCAAGGCTTAGAAAACCAATTGAAAGCAATTTGCGAACAGAGTGAGCTCTCTATAAAAGAAGGTTGCTCTTTAATTATCATTTCTGACAAGGGAATTAATCCTAAAAAAACTTTTATTCCTCCTTTACTTGCTGTTGGGGCAGTTCATCATTATCTTTTAAAAAAAGAAATAAGGCTAAAAGCTTCTCTAATTATTGAAACTGGTCAATGTTGGAGCACTCATCACTTGGCTTGTTTGATTGGTTATGGCGCGAGTGCAGTTTGCCCTTGGTTGACTTTCGAAGCGGGAAGGCACTGGTTAAAACATCCAAAAACACAAAAACTCATTGATAGCAAAAAAATAAATCCATTATCAATAATTGATGTTCAAGAAAATATTAAAAAAGCTCTAGAAGACGGTCTAAGAAAAATTCTTTCGAAAATTGGTATCTCACTTTTATCTAGTTACCATGGCGCACAAATTTTTGAAGCTGTAGGCCTTGGATCTGACTTAATAAAAATTGCTTTTGATGGTACAACAAGCCGTATCGCTGGCATAACCTTAAAAGAATTAACTAATGAAACACTTTCGATACATACGAAGGCCTATCCAGAGATCGATTTAAAAAAATTAGAATTTTTAGGATTTGTACAATATAGAAATAATGGAGAATATCACTCAAATAATCCTGAGATGTCCAAAGTTTTACATTCAGCTGTAAAACAAGGACCAGGATACGATCATTTTGAAACTTACAAAAAACTCATTAGTAATAGACCCACTACATCTCTAAGAGATTTACTAACAATTAATTCAAAAAGAAAAAGCATTCCATTAGAGGAAGTTGAAAGTGTTGAATCAATTTGTAAAAGGTTCTGTACTGGAGGTATGAGTTTGGGTGCTTTATCAAGAGAAGCACATGAAGTATTAGCAGTTGCGATGAATAGAATCGGTGGGAAAAGTAATAGCGGAGAGGGGGGAGAAGATCCAGCTCGTTTTAATGTTTTAAATGATATCGATGAAAATACCCAATCTGCGACGTTGCCATTTATTAAAGGTCTAGAAAATGGAGACACCGCATGCTCAGCTATTAAACAAATAGCATCAGGTAGATTTGGAGTTACACCTGAATATCTAAGAAGTGGGAAACAACTCGAAATTAAAATGGCTCAAGGTGCAAAACCTGGAGAAGGGGGACAATTGCCTGGTCCCAAAGTTGATTCCTACATCGCAAAACTAAGAAATAGTAAACCTGGAGTAGCTCTAATATCTCCTCCTCCGCATCATGATATTTATTCAATTGAAGATTTAGCTCAACTTATCCATGACTTACACCAAGTTCATCCAAAAGCGAAAGTGAGCGTTAAACTTGTTTCTGAAATTGGTATAGGCACTATTGCGGCTGGAGTAAGCAAAGCTAATGCAGATGTAATTCAAATTTCAGGCCATGACGGAGGTACAGGTGCTTCACCCTTAAGTTCTATTAAACATGCAGGTTTACCATGGGAACTAGGTGTTGCTGAGGTTCATAAATCTCTATTAGAAAATAACTTACGAGAACGAGTCATTTTAAGAACTGATGGAGGTCTGAAAACAGGCTGGGATGTGGTTATTGCAGCTTTACTAGGCGCTCAAGAATACGGTTTCGGTTCTGTAGCGATGATTGCTGAAGGATGCATAATGGCTCGGGTTTGTCATACAAACAAGTGTCCTGTTGGAGTTGCAACTCAAAAAGAAGAATTAAGAAAAAGATTTAAAGGTATTCCAGAAAATGTTGTCAATTTTTTCTTGTATATTGCTGAAGAAGTAAGACAGATAATGAGTAGTATTGGTGTTTCTAATTTGGAAGAACTGATTGGTAATCAAGAATTTCTTTCTGCAAGAAATATCGGTCTTCCAAAAACTTCTAATATCGATCTTTCTTCTTTAGTAAATAATGAACACTCAACCACTGACAGATCATGGTTAAAACATTCAAAAAATGCCCATAGTAATGGTTCTGTACTAGAAGACAAGTTTTTGTCTGATACTGAATTTATAGATTCAATTAAAAATCACGAAAAATTAACAAAAGAAATTGAGATAAAAAATACAGATAGAAGTGTTTGTGCGAAAATATCAGGCGAAATTGCAGAACTTCATGGAAACACAGGCTTCAATGGCGAACTCAACTTAAATTTCAAAGGGTATGCAGGACAAAGCTTTGGTGCCTTTTTATTGAAGGGAATGAATGTTCAATTAATCGGAGAAGCTAATGATTATGTCTGTAAAGGAATGAATGGAGGAATTCTCACAATAATTCCACCAAAAATAGATAAAATCTCCTCTGAACAAGTCATACTGGGAAATACTTGCCTTTACGGAGCTACAGGTGGGAAATTATTTGCATTAGGAAAATCGGGAGAAAGATTTGCAGTAAGAAATAGTGGTGCAATAGCAGTAACAGAAGGAGCAGGTGATCATTGTTGTGAATACATGACTGGCGGGAAAGTAGTGATTCTAGGTTCCACTGGAAGGAATATTGGTGCTGGCATGACTGGTGGAATAGCTTTTATAATCGATGAGAATAATGATTTAAGTAATAAAGTTAATAAAGAAATAGTTAGCATTCATAAAATAACTTCATCAAAGCAGGAAGATATTTTATTGGAAATTATTAGAGAATATCGAGCAAAAACAAATAGCTTAAAGGCTGCCGAAATAATTAAAAATTGGTCTAATTTTAAAAGTAATTTCAAATTAATTGTTCCTCCAAGCGAAGAAGAGATGCTTGGCATAAAGAAAATGTAA
- a CDS encoding YciI family protein — protein sequence MPFFVKTEIIKKEYLINNDLKRKIIKEHIDWIKKLKKEGINIKSGFLVDELNRPGDGGLLILEMNNYKNALKIIKNDPMIKNNLVEWKLNEWVDSN from the coding sequence ATGCCTTTCTTTGTAAAGACTGAAATTATAAAAAAAGAATATTTAATTAACAATGATTTAAAACGAAAAATAATTAAAGAACATATTGATTGGATAAAAAAATTAAAAAAAGAGGGAATTAATATAAAAAGTGGTTTTTTAGTAGATGAATTAAATAGGCCAGGTGACGGAGGATTACTCATTCTTGAAATGAATAATTATAAAAATGCACTAAAAATAATTAAGAATGATCCAATGATTAAGAATAATCTTGTTGAATGGAAATTAAATGAGTGGGTAGATTCGAACTAA
- the lipA gene encoding lipoyl synthase: MTNNSNSLISKPDWLRVKAPQVERIGNTANLLNDLNLNTVCQEASCPNIGECFASGTATFLIMGPGCTRACPYCDIDFDRSKRELDPTEPYRLAEAVYRMNLKHVVITSVNRDDLEDGGASQFFECVYQVRKKSPETSIELLIPDFCGNWKALEKVLDSNPNVLNHNIETVPSLYKKVRPQGKYDRTLELLKRTREYSSKVYTKSGFMLGLGEKDEEVLSLLKDLKSNFVDIVTIGQYLSPGPKHLPVQRFVSPSKFNYFKVFGEKDLDFMQVVSSPLTRSSYHAEEIQKLMKKYPR; the protein is encoded by the coding sequence TTGACTAATAATTCTAATAGTTTAATTTCAAAACCTGATTGGTTAAGAGTAAAAGCTCCTCAAGTTGAGAGAATTGGGAATACTGCAAATTTGTTAAATGATTTAAATCTCAATACTGTATGTCAAGAAGCAAGCTGTCCAAATATTGGTGAATGTTTTGCTAGTGGAACAGCCACTTTCCTAATAATGGGCCCTGGCTGTACTAGGGCATGTCCATATTGCGATATTGATTTTGATAGATCTAAAAGAGAACTAGATCCAACAGAACCATATCGTTTAGCTGAAGCCGTTTATAGAATGAACCTCAAACATGTTGTAATCACATCAGTCAATAGAGACGATCTTGAGGATGGTGGCGCATCTCAATTCTTTGAATGTGTTTATCAAGTAAGAAAAAAATCTCCTGAAACTTCCATTGAGCTTTTAATTCCTGATTTTTGTGGCAACTGGAAAGCTCTTGAAAAAGTTCTTGATTCAAATCCAAACGTTTTAAATCACAATATTGAGACTGTACCTTCACTATATAAAAAAGTAAGACCTCAGGGTAAATATGATAGAACTCTTGAGTTACTTAAAAGAACCAGAGAATATTCTTCAAAAGTTTATACAAAGTCAGGCTTTATGCTTGGTTTAGGGGAAAAAGATGAGGAGGTCTTAAGTCTTCTTAAGGATTTAAAAAGTAATTTCGTTGATATTGTTACTATTGGCCAATATTTATCTCCTGGCCCTAAGCATTTACCTGTTCAAAGATTTGTGAGTCCCTCAAAATTTAATTACTTTAAAGTTTTCGGGGAAAAAGATTTGGACTTTATGCAAGTAGTTAGTTCTCCTTTAACTCGAAGTAGTTACCATGCTGAAGAGATTCAAAAACTTATGAAAAAGTATCCAAGATAG
- a CDS encoding recombinase family protein has product MFFYLFIDTVKNISNKTLSFKFKRKRLLLSEKYKSSKAIGYARATNNEYEYLEEQIKFLKEKGCSLVFSEFISLDEEIKPQLNQAINCLSEGDQLIMTQLDRAFKNKKECLRTINKLISKDIKLQTLAGFFADNQSSKANSSIFKILYELDNLEEKSLVERKKEKLLRRKLSGNNLGGRPKISPLKESLVIRLRNEGYSYRSIRSQTGIALSTIRRVIMEGELI; this is encoded by the coding sequence GTGTTTTTTTATTTATTTATTGATACAGTAAAAAATATATCTAATAAAACATTGAGTTTTAAATTTAAAAGAAAGCGTCTTTTACTATCCGAAAAATATAAAAGCTCTAAAGCAATAGGTTATGCTAGAGCTACTAATAATGAATATGAATATTTAGAAGAGCAAATAAAATTTTTAAAGGAAAAGGGTTGTAGTTTAGTTTTCTCGGAATTTATAAGTTTAGATGAAGAAATCAAACCCCAACTCAATCAAGCTATAAATTGTTTATCTGAAGGCGATCAATTAATAATGACTCAGCTTGATCGAGCATTTAAAAATAAAAAAGAATGTTTGCGGACAATAAATAAACTTATTAGTAAGGATATTAAATTGCAAACTTTGGCTGGTTTTTTTGCTGATAATCAATCCTCTAAAGCAAATTCTTCAATTTTTAAGATTTTATATGAATTAGATAATTTAGAAGAGAAAAGTTTAGTTGAAAGAAAAAAAGAAAAACTATTACGCAGAAAATTATCTGGAAATAATCTGGGAGGAAGGCCCAAAATTAGTCCTTTAAAAGAGTCTTTAGTAATCAGATTGCGTAATGAGGGATATTCGTATCGATCAATCAGATCACAAACAGGAATTGCATTGTCAACAATAAGAAGAGTGATTATGGAAGGAGAATTAATATAA